The following are from one region of the Saimiri boliviensis isolate mSaiBol1 chromosome 18, mSaiBol1.pri, whole genome shotgun sequence genome:
- the LOC120368468 gene encoding cytochrome b-c1 complex subunit 7: MAGRPAVSASSRLLEMMRKWYYNAAGFNKLGLLRDDTRYEDEDVKEAIRRLPENVYNDRMFRIKRALDLSMKHQILPKEQWTKYEEENYYLEPYLKEVIRERKERQEWEKK; the protein is encoded by the coding sequence ATGGCTGGCAGGCCGGCTGTTTCAGCATCAAGCAGGTTGCTGGAGATGATGAGAAAATGGTATTACAATGCTGCAGGATTCAATAAACTGGGATTACTGCGAGATGATACAAGATACGAGGATGAAGACGTAAAGGAAGCCATAAGAAGGCTTCCTGAGAACGTTTATAATGACAGGATGTTTCGCATTAAGAGGGCACTGGACCTGTCCATGAAGCATCAGATCCTGCCTAAAGAACAGTGGACCAAATATGAAGAGGAAAATTACTACCTTGAACCATATCTGAAAGAGGTTATtcgggaaagaaaagaaagacaagaatggGAAAAGAAGTAA